One part of the Streptomyces ferrugineus genome encodes these proteins:
- a CDS encoding ribonuclease Z, producing the protein MSVRELVVLGTASQVPTRHRNHNGYLLRWDGEGILFDPGEGTQRQMLRAGVAAHDLNRICVTHFHGDHSLGLAGVIQRINLDKVPHPVTAHYPRSGQRFFDRLRYATAYRETVDLAQDPINIDGVIADTGGYTLHAARLSHPVESYGYRLVEPDGRRMLPERLAAHGIQGPDVGRLQRAGTLGGVSLDDVSEIRRGQRFAFVMDTRLCDGVYTLADGCDMLVIESTFLDEDGGLAAEHGHLTAGQAARVALDCGVRHLVLTHFSQRYTDPDEFERQARDAGFAGELTVAHDLLRVPVPKRR; encoded by the coding sequence GTGTCCGTACGTGAGTTGGTCGTCCTGGGGACGGCGAGCCAGGTCCCCACCCGGCACCGGAACCACAACGGGTACCTGCTGCGCTGGGACGGGGAGGGCATCCTCTTCGACCCGGGCGAGGGCACCCAGCGGCAGATGCTGCGTGCCGGGGTCGCCGCCCACGACCTGAACCGGATCTGTGTCACCCACTTCCACGGCGACCACTCCCTCGGACTCGCCGGGGTCATCCAGCGGATCAACCTCGACAAGGTCCCGCACCCCGTCACCGCGCACTACCCGCGCTCCGGCCAGCGCTTCTTCGACCGGCTGCGGTACGCCACCGCCTACCGCGAGACCGTCGACCTCGCGCAGGACCCGATCAACATCGACGGCGTCATCGCCGACACCGGTGGCTACACGCTCCACGCCGCCCGGCTCTCGCACCCCGTCGAGTCGTACGGCTATCGCCTCGTCGAGCCCGACGGCCGCCGCATGCTGCCCGAACGGCTCGCCGCGCACGGCATCCAGGGGCCCGACGTCGGACGGCTCCAGCGGGCGGGGACGCTCGGCGGGGTCTCGCTCGACGACGTGAGCGAGATCCGGCGCGGGCAGCGGTTCGCGTTCGTCATGGACACCCGGCTGTGCGACGGGGTGTACACCCTCGCCGACGGCTGCGACATGCTCGTCATCGAGTCCACCTTCCTCGACGAGGACGGCGGACTCGCCGCCGAGCACGGCCATCTGACCGCCGGTCAGGCCGCCCGCGTCGCCCTCGATTGCGGCGTACGGCATCTCGTGCTCACCCACTTCAGCCAGCGCTACACCGACCCCGACGAGTTCGAGCGGCAGGCACGGGACGCCGGCTTCGCGGGGGAGCTGACGGTGGCGCACGACCTGCTGCGGGTGCCGGTTCCGAAACGTCGGTAA